A window of Chryseobacterium sp. IHB B 17019 genomic DNA:
GATATTCACGCTTTTGAACACACAATTTACACAAAACTTAAATCAGATGCCAAGTTCAAGGTACAGATGAGCCATCAGTTTCTGACGATGTGTAATTGATTAACACTAAACATTCACATTCATATAGCTAGATTGTTTGGAAATTAGTTGGTACTTTTTTCAAACGGAAAATCCCAGTCAAATTTGATTGGGATTTATTTTGAAATTATAAATAATTTTAAACTTAAATTTGTTTAAAAATAAAAAGTGTCAAATTGAAGCCTAAGGCTTAGTTATCACCAGAGTGATTAGTCGAATATTGGTACTAACACGGGGAAAATATGATGGTTAAACATTCAAATAAAAATATTAGTTTAGTATTAAATCTTTCTATTTATGATTAACCTTGAACAATATCCTTATACATATAGTGAAATTTTAGTTGAATTACTAGAATATTTTTCAACTCATCATAACTTTGGTGAAACTAGAAAAAATGAAGAAAGAACAATTGTAAAGTTCTGTGAGTATTATAAAGAGAAATATAGTACTCCTGAGATGCCTTATCCAACTCTTGTTGCACAGTTATGTGAGTCCCTTGCCAAGAATAATTACTTGCATTTAATCATTAAGGATACACCAAGTAATTTTGATGATACATATTGGTATCTGCCATCTGATGGACATGGTGCAATCTTCAAAAATCCAATCCTTAAAACTTTCTTAAATGAGAAATTGAAGTCCTTAATATTTGGTTTCAAATATATTAATACAGTTTACAGAGACAGAGTTTTACCAATCTGTCATTATATTAATGAGGACCAAGCTATAGGAAGTTCCTTTATTTTTTTTAATGGTTTAGCTACTGCAAAACATTGCATTGAAGGTGCTTCTAAAATCTCAATTAAAGGTATTCCAAAAAGTGTCCTACAAGAATCAACATTTTTAGTCCATAATATTGACGCAATGGATTTAATCTATATAAAATTTCCAGAGAGTTTCTTGACACAACATCGTTATGCTCAATATGAAGAAGGACAAGTCTTGGATGAAGTCTTAGCTCTTGGATTTCCTAAAGTCCCAGGATTCCACTCTTTTATTACCGCTGAAAAGGCAATTATCTCTTCAAGATATACAGCCTCTATTGGTAGCATAGCCTCAATAGCAGAAGATATTTGGATGAGACAGAATTTAATGTTAATTACAGCAAAAATTAAAGCAGGAAATAGTGGAGGACCTGTTATTAATAATAATGGTAATGTTGTTGGTATTTCTTCAAATCTTCCTTCTGGTGAAGGCAACTATGACGATCTTGGATATGGAACTGTAATTCCAATAAAATTTTTAATTGAAATTATTACAGAAGAAAATTCTAAAGTATTTAATAAGAATATGATTGATTTTTTAGATTTTATTGAATAAAAAAGTCTCAGATTATAAAACCTAAGACTCTGATTATCAGCAGAAAGGAAGGGTTTCGAACCCATTCTTCTAAAGTGCTATAAAACCTACTTTTGTCGCTTGTGATCTTAAAACAGCCATGACTTAGCCATTTTTTTCAGACATAAAAAAAATGGGCCTTAAATAAGACCCATTTTCTATTTGGCGGAAAGCGAGGGTTTTGAACCTTTATTCCAAATGTCTTATTTTCAGCTATTTATATTATTAAGATTTACGGCAGCCACGATTTAGCCAATCTTTGCCTTTTTCAAAATTTCTCAACAACTTGATTCAATGAACGTTTTAATTCTATTGCTAAATTACAATATTTCTATTGCATGAGCAAGTATCACTGTACAACCTTTATTTACTGGGCGAATTCACAATTTCTACTTTATAGGCTATAGTAGTCGTAAGCCTTATTAGCTTTTGCACACTTAAAAGACCTTATTTAAAGTTTAAAGAGTAGAAATGCGATGAATTTCGACAGATAGTTGTCTAAACCTTATGTATGATCTATGAAAATATTTTACCTGATTTTCAGGTGCTTAACCATGGGCACTTGAAAATGTGCCCAATCTGTCTATTTTTGCGAGATGACCGTAACCGTACTGGCTATTTTAGAAACAGATTTTAAGCCCGAAAAAGCATTGGCGAAAGTAATGAACGACCGTTTAGTCCGGAGTGCCAAGGAGTTGCAGGAAGTTCATTTCAAACCTTTGTCCGGCAGGGGATTTTCCGATGATGACCTGGTGGTCTATATCAGTTACAACCCTAAATATAAAATCCGCTACCGTATCGTGAATGATGTGCCTGCGGATATCGAGTATTTTGTAGCAGAATCCTGCGGTAGGCTGGGCTTTATCCTGTGGAGAGCCAATGCGATAGGGGTAAGCAGTGAAGCCGGCCACCTTGGATTTCAATAGATCTTTTTTGCTTTCTCGCTTAAATGTTTAGTTTTGGAGGTGGAATATAATTTCCAAAAACAAAATAATTTATATCCGGGATCAATTGGCCCTTTAAAAAACAGTTATGGAGAAATTCAAACAGGTACAGGAAGTGATTGCTTCAGTTGAAGCTGATGTAGCAAAATTTTATGATGGCGGGAACGCGGCAGCTGGTACACGTGTCCGTAAAGCAATGCAGGACCTTAAAAATCTTGCCCAGGCGATCAGGGCTGAGGTGACCGAGAAAAAGAACAGCGCAAAATAAGCAGGAGACTGTTTTGGGAATAAAGCCACTGATTGTGATCAGTGGCTTTTTATATTTAAGGCTTACATGTTTTTTTGTGTAGCCTGTTTTAGTTACAATGAAATAGATTTCTGGATATATGATCTGAACAAACTATAGCTTAAACAGCGTGCTGCTATTACCTTGATATACAATCAGTGTAGATTCCATACCATCATCCTCATTGGAATACAAAAACACATTGTATGATTTGTACTCCCATGCGTGTAAAACTTACTTGAAGCTATTAAATGTTATTTTTTGTTTTCATCGGCAAATAATTTTAGTAGATCTGTTCTGCAATAATAGTATGAGCCCATTATTTTTTTATACCGTATTTTGCCTTGAATACGAATATTGATCAATTGTGCTGCCGAGATATCCATAACATGGCGAACAGTTCTGCTGCGAAGCCATTCTTGATCCTCATGGTTAGTTTTTCCTTTTAATTTTTGATCAAGCATTTTTTCCATATCATGCATGAACCTCATTCCCCATTGTCTTAAATCGTCTTTTGTTACTGGCTCCATCTTAATACTTTTCTTATCAATTTATATCGCGACAAAAAGGAGGGTGGCGATTTGGTAATTACTGGTTCATTATGGCACTGCATGTCCAAATTGCATTCTTTTCGATATGAGTTCTAATTCATCAATTACCACTGAGATCTGTCACAGCTTGTGGCGAATAAGCGCAGTGTCTGTTTAATCCTGATGTCACTTGTCCATATTATATATTAAATAATATAAATCGTCATAATTGATTAAATTTATTTCTCATTGTAGAGAATTAATAATTTATTGATTAAGTTGAATTGCCTAAAGAAAACTCTCTTAGGATATTATTAACTAATCCTAAAACTACTACCATGAAAAACAAAATTTACGATGACGTGCTGCGAAGCATCTCAGCGCGAGAAAAGGGGATCCTACTTGACTCCCGAGCGATTATTGACGATAGTTACCGGATGACATTATTCCTCCATGATTTATTGTCTAAGCTTAAAGATCATGTTTTAAAAAACGGATTCTCGAACAAATCCGAAGAAGTAGAATTTTTTAAAGAATATAAGCCACAGATCTTGGGTAAGCTTATTTATTACAACAAATTATACAGGATTGAAACTGGTTGTCCATGTCCTATTAGCAGTGGTAAGTTATACCAGAAGTATTATTCGAGCGAACTTCATCATCTAAAACAAGAATATATCGATCAAATCAGTGGAACTGATTTTTTCCGCTACTATCGATCGGGTCGTAGCGATTTAGATCATCAGTTTTTTGAACTTGGAAAAATCAATTTTAATTCAGGTCTGAGCAGTTACGTGTTTGAAATAGACGAGCATTTCTCCACCTATTACGATTATAAGATTGCCAAAATTGTAGCTTATGAATTACTGCTAAAATTTTTGCTGACAAAAATTAACGCTGATTATGTAGAAACGCCGGCTACTGACAAAGAGATTTTTTGGACAGAATCCAAAAACGCACTCGTTGAACTTATTTATGCCTTACATTGTTCGGAAAGTATTGCCGGCGGCAGGGTCGGAATTAGCAAGATCAGTGCTGTTATGCAGGATGTATTTAGAATTAAGCTGGGCGACATTCATCATGCCTTTCATAAGATGAAGTTCCGCGCAGGTAGCAGAACGGTTTATCTGGATAACTTAAAAGCCTCGGTAGAAAATTATATGGACAGGGATTTGGGCATGAAATGATCTTCGAATCCGTTAACCATAATCTAATAGCGACTACTCAAATCTGTCGTATGTGAAATTCACCTGGCCTTTACCAATGCTAACCAATTGGCACAAGACACCTTTTTTAAAATTAAATATTCCAAAACCTAAGAGAATCGAGATTAGGCAAGCTATTCTTTTTCAAAATTTTATATAAGAGGTCTTGGTTAGCATTGGTTGCAGGCTTGGAAGAAAAAACAAAAAAGGCTTTCCAACTTTGGTAAGTATATAAATCACTTACTATGGAAATTGATAAAGCAGAATTCGCGTATTGG
This region includes:
- a CDS encoding S1C family serine protease, encoding MINLEQYPYTYSEILVELLEYFSTHHNFGETRKNEERTIVKFCEYYKEKYSTPEMPYPTLVAQLCESLAKNNYLHLIIKDTPSNFDDTYWYLPSDGHGAIFKNPILKTFLNEKLKSLIFGFKYINTVYRDRVLPICHYINEDQAIGSSFIFFNGLATAKHCIEGASKISIKGIPKSVLQESTFLVHNIDAMDLIYIKFPESFLTQHRYAQYEEGQVLDEVLALGFPKVPGFHSFITAEKAIISSRYTASIGSIASIAEDIWMRQNLMLITAKIKAGNSGGPVINNNGNVVGISSNLPSGEGNYDDLGYGTVIPIKFLIEIITEENSKVFNKNMIDFLDFIE
- a CDS encoding RteC domain-containing protein, with product MKNKIYDDVLRSISAREKGILLDSRAIIDDSYRMTLFLHDLLSKLKDHVLKNGFSNKSEEVEFFKEYKPQILGKLIYYNKLYRIETGCPCPISSGKLYQKYYSSELHHLKQEYIDQISGTDFFRYYRSGRSDLDHQFFELGKINFNSGLSSYVFEIDEHFSTYYDYKIAKIVAYELLLKFLLTKINADYVETPATDKEIFWTESKNALVELIYALHCSESIAGGRVGISKISAVMQDVFRIKLGDIHHAFHKMKFRAGSRTVYLDNLKASVENYMDRDLGMK